In a genomic window of Spirosoma agri:
- the infA gene encoding translation initiation factor IF-1, protein MAKQNSIEQDGVILEALSNAMFRVELANKHEVVAHISGKMRMNYIKILPGDRVKLEMSPYDLSKARIVYRYK, encoded by the coding sequence ATGGCAAAGCAGAATTCTATAGAACAGGATGGTGTGATTTTGGAGGCATTATCAAATGCAATGTTCCGAGTCGAATTAGCGAACAAGCATGAGGTAGTTGCTCATATCTCTGGTAAGATGCGGATGAACTACATCAAGATTTTACCCGGAGATCGCGTGAAACTGGAAATGTCGCCCTATGATTTGAGTAAGGCGCGGATTGTGTATCGATACAAGTAA
- the rpmJ gene encoding 50S ribosomal protein L36 produces MKVKASIKKRSEDCVVIRRKGKLYVINKKNPRYKQRQG; encoded by the coding sequence ATGAAAGTTAAAGCGTCCATCAAGAAGCGTAGCGAAGACTGCGTCGTGATCCGTCGGAAAGGGAAACTGTACGTGATCAACAAGAAGAATCCCCGTTATAAACAAAGACAAGGCTAA
- the rpsM gene encoding 30S ribosomal protein S13, translated as MARIAGVDIPDKKRGEIALTYIYGIGRSRAKKILVDAGISVDKKASEWSDEEASAVRNAISNEYKVEGQLRSEVQLSIKRLMDIGCYRGLRHRKGLPVRGQHTKNNSRTRKGKRKTVANKKKVTK; from the coding sequence ATGGCACGTATTGCAGGTGTTGATATTCCAGATAAGAAGCGTGGCGAAATCGCGCTTACTTACATCTACGGCATTGGCCGCAGTCGGGCTAAGAAAATCCTGGTAGATGCAGGTATCAGTGTTGATAAAAAAGCCAGCGAGTGGTCGGATGAAGAAGCGAGCGCAGTGCGTAATGCTATTTCAAACGAGTACAAAGTTGAAGGTCAGCTACGTTCTGAAGTTCAGTTGAGCATCAAACGTTTGATGGACATCGGTTGCTATCGCGGCTTGCGTCACCGGAAAGGGTTGCCTGTCCGTGGCCAGCACACGAAAAACAACTCACGTACTCGGAAGGGTAAGCGTAAAACTGTTGCTAACAAGAAGAAAGTCACCAAATAA
- the rpsK gene encoding 30S ribosomal protein S11 yields MAQAKRKDKAKKRVVIVEPVGQVHIRATFNNIIISITNMNGQVISWASAGKMGFRGSKKNTPYAAQTAAQNCATVAHDLGMRKAEVFVKGPGSGRESAIRTIQNSGIEVTTIRDITPLPHNGCRPPKRRRV; encoded by the coding sequence ATGGCTCAAGCAAAACGCAAAGACAAAGCGAAAAAGCGGGTAGTAATTGTTGAACCCGTTGGCCAGGTACACATCCGGGCTACGTTCAACAATATTATCATTTCGATTACCAACATGAACGGCCAGGTTATCTCCTGGGCATCGGCGGGTAAAATGGGCTTCCGTGGCTCAAAGAAAAATACCCCATACGCTGCTCAAACTGCCGCTCAAAACTGCGCTACCGTTGCTCATGATCTGGGCATGCGTAAAGCAGAAGTATTCGTGAAAGGTCCAGGATCAGGTCGTGAGTCGGCCATTCGTACCATTCAGAATTCTGGTATTGAAGTTACGACAATTCGTGATATTACTCCGTTGCCGCACAATGGTTGCCGGCCGCCAAAACGTCGTCGCGTATAA
- the rpsD gene encoding 30S ribosomal protein S4, translating to MARYTGPKAKISRKFGEPIMGPSKALQKKNYGPGMHGRGRKRKQSEYALQLLEKQKVKYTYGILERQFRALFHRAQVREGITGENLLKLCEARLDNTVYRLGIASSRRAARQLVSHKHIVVDGEVVNIPSYSLKPGQLIGVREKSKSLEAVTSSLSARNTKRYNWVEWDNQELTGKFISYPERDQIPENFNEQAIVELYSK from the coding sequence ATGGCACGTTACACAGGGCCTAAGGCCAAAATTTCGCGCAAGTTCGGTGAGCCAATCATGGGCCCGAGCAAAGCGCTTCAGAAGAAAAACTACGGACCAGGTATGCATGGTCGGGGGCGTAAACGGAAACAGTCCGAATATGCACTCCAATTGCTCGAAAAGCAGAAAGTAAAATATACATATGGTATTCTGGAGCGTCAGTTCCGGGCATTGTTCCACCGGGCTCAGGTTCGTGAAGGCATTACGGGTGAAAACCTGTTGAAGCTGTGTGAAGCCCGTCTTGACAATACTGTTTACCGTCTTGGTATTGCTTCGTCACGCCGTGCAGCTCGTCAGTTAGTATCGCACAAGCATATTGTTGTTGACGGTGAAGTTGTCAACATTCCGTCTTACTCGTTGAAGCCAGGCCAATTGATTGGTGTTCGTGAAAAATCGAAATCGCTCGAAGCCGTTACATCCAGTCTATCCGCTCGTAATACAAAGCGTTATAACTGGGTTGAATGGGATAATCAGGAGCTAACAGGTAAGTTTATCAGCTATCCTGAGCGTGATCAGATTCCGGAGAACTTCAACGAACAGGCCATCGTCGAATTGTATTCGAAGTAA
- a CDS encoding DNA-directed RNA polymerase subunit alpha yields MSILAFQMPDKVVVEKADDFHGVFEFKPLEKGYGVTIGNALRRILLSSLEGYTITSVKFPGVLHEFSSIEGVVEDVTEIILNLKMVRFKKISDMVDNKITVNIKKQSVLKAGDISKFSPSFEVLNPELEICHIDDTRDLEMEIFVEKGRGYVPADEPRANELPFGHIPIDAIYTPIKNVKYSVENTRVEQKTDYERLLLDIETDGSIHPEEALKGAAYILIQHFMLFSDQTMTFETAKPEEENVVDEEVLHMRKLLKTSLADLDLSVRAYNCLKSADVRTLGDLVRLEISDMMKFRNFGKKSLTELEQLVAEKNLTFGMDVAKYRLDED; encoded by the coding sequence ATGTCAATTTTAGCGTTCCAAATGCCCGACAAAGTCGTAGTGGAGAAAGCTGACGACTTTCACGGGGTGTTTGAATTCAAACCCCTTGAAAAAGGATATGGTGTGACAATAGGCAATGCGCTTCGGCGTATTCTGCTGTCGTCGCTGGAAGGTTACACGATAACAAGTGTAAAATTTCCGGGCGTGTTACACGAATTCTCCTCCATTGAGGGTGTTGTTGAAGACGTGACCGAGATCATCTTGAACCTGAAAATGGTTCGATTTAAGAAGATTTCGGACATGGTTGACAACAAAATTACAGTCAACATTAAGAAGCAATCAGTCCTGAAGGCTGGTGATATATCTAAGTTTTCGCCGTCATTCGAAGTGCTGAATCCAGAGCTGGAAATCTGCCACATCGATGATACGCGTGATTTAGAAATGGAAATTTTTGTGGAAAAGGGTCGGGGTTATGTTCCGGCTGACGAACCACGGGCGAATGAACTGCCATTTGGGCATATTCCTATCGATGCTATTTACACGCCAATCAAAAACGTGAAGTATAGTGTTGAGAATACCCGGGTTGAGCAGAAAACAGATTACGAGCGGCTTTTACTGGACATCGAAACGGATGGATCAATTCATCCCGAAGAGGCTCTGAAAGGTGCAGCTTACATTTTGATTCAGCACTTCATGTTATTCTCGGATCAGACGATGACGTTTGAAACGGCGAAACCGGAAGAAGAAAATGTGGTGGATGAAGAAGTACTGCACATGCGGAAACTTCTTAAAACATCATTGGCTGATCTCGATTTGTCCGTTCGTGCTTACAACTGCCTAAAATCGGCGGATGTACGGACACTGGGTGATCTCGTTCGGTTAGAAATTTCGGACATGATGAAATTCCGCAACTTCGGTAAGAAGTCATTGACGGAGTTAGAGCAACTGGTTGCTGAGAAGAATTTAACGTTCGGTATGGACGTTGCCAAGTACAGACTAGACGAAGACTAA
- the rplQ gene encoding 50S ribosomal protein L17: MRHGKKDNHLSRTHSHREAMLQNLAGSLILHKRIETTVAKAKELRKFVEPILTRAKDDTHQNRRIVFQSLTNKETVKELFGAVADKIASRPGGYTRIIKLGNRQGDNAETCLIELVDFNEVLIAAAADKATATTKTRRSRRGSARPASDEIPTAEVVEDTPAAEAAATEATPVAEAPASAGDDLTIIEGVGPKIAELLNNAGITTFAQLADADDATVQQVLTEAGSRFNVHDATTWNEQAALARDGKTDELKELQDRLKGGKGE; the protein is encoded by the coding sequence ATGAGACACGGTAAAAAAGATAATCACTTAAGCCGGACACACTCGCACCGCGAAGCGATGTTGCAGAACCTGGCGGGTTCGCTCATTCTGCACAAGCGGATCGAGACGACCGTTGCGAAGGCGAAAGAACTACGTAAATTCGTAGAGCCAATACTGACTCGGGCAAAAGACGATACGCACCAGAATCGTCGGATTGTATTCCAGTCGTTGACCAACAAAGAAACCGTAAAAGAACTATTTGGAGCCGTAGCAGATAAAATTGCTAGCCGTCCCGGTGGTTACACACGGATTATAAAATTGGGCAACCGGCAGGGCGATAATGCAGAAACATGCCTGATCGAATTAGTTGACTTCAACGAAGTGCTGATCGCTGCCGCTGCTGATAAAGCTACTGCTACAACCAAAACACGTCGTAGCCGTCGGGGTAGTGCCCGTCCGGCATCGGATGAGATTCCTACGGCTGAGGTTGTTGAGGATACACCAGCCGCTGAAGCGGCTGCTACGGAAGCTACTCCCGTGGCTGAAGCACCAGCTAGTGCAGGGGACGACCTTACCATCATTGAAGGCGTTGGTCCTAAGATAGCTGAGCTGTTAAACAATGCCGGTATTACTACCTTCGCTCAATTGGCAGATGCTGATGATGCGACGGTTCAGCAAGTACTGACAGAAGCTGGTTCACGTTTCAATGTGCATGATGCAACAACCTGGAATGAACAGGCTGCCTTAGCACGTGACGGTAAGACAGACGAACTGAAAGAGTTACAGGATCGTTTGAAAGGTGGAAAAGGAGAATAG
- the carA gene encoding glutamine-hydrolyzing carbamoyl-phosphate synthase small subunit, with product MKHTQQPEALLVLQDGTVYRGLALGKKGTAGGEICFNTGMTGYQEIYTDPSYYGQIVINTTSHIGNYGVLNNAEQESNSVKIRGMVCNFFSNIHSRYTADGSLQDYFERAGIVGIHGVDTRQLVRYIRSKGVMNCIISSEILDPVVLLAELNKVPDMAGLELSSEVSTKEAYEYGDPEAELRVAVLDLGVKRSILTNFNERGVFCKVFPAKTPYEELENWKPNGYFIANGPGDPSAMPYAVETVKQALDAETPLFGICLGHQILSLASGISTYKMHNGHRGLNHPVKNLITGHCEVTSQNHGFAVQAEEVMDHDNVELTHVNLNDKTIEGIRRKDKPAFSVQYHPESSPGPHDSRYLFDQFVGMMKE from the coding sequence ATGAAACATACGCAGCAGCCAGAAGCCTTATTGGTTTTACAAGATGGTACCGTATATCGGGGACTAGCTCTCGGTAAGAAGGGAACGGCCGGGGGAGAAATTTGCTTTAATACCGGCATGACCGGTTACCAGGAAATTTATACCGATCCATCCTACTATGGTCAGATCGTTATCAATACAACATCACACATAGGCAATTATGGGGTATTAAATAATGCTGAGCAGGAGTCAAACAGCGTAAAGATTCGGGGAATGGTTTGCAATTTCTTCTCGAATATTCATTCACGGTATACGGCTGATGGTTCTTTGCAGGATTACTTCGAACGAGCGGGAATTGTAGGTATTCATGGTGTTGATACCCGGCAACTTGTCCGCTATATTCGTTCGAAAGGCGTTATGAACTGTATCATCTCGTCGGAGATTCTTGATCCTGTCGTCCTGTTAGCTGAGTTGAACAAGGTACCTGATATGGCCGGTCTTGAGCTCTCGTCGGAGGTTAGTACGAAGGAAGCGTATGAGTACGGAGATCCGGAGGCAGAACTACGAGTGGCCGTACTTGATTTGGGCGTAAAACGCAGCATTCTGACGAATTTCAACGAACGCGGTGTCTTTTGTAAAGTGTTTCCTGCCAAGACGCCTTACGAGGAACTGGAGAATTGGAAACCGAACGGTTATTTTATCGCTAACGGACCGGGCGATCCATCGGCGATGCCCTATGCAGTCGAGACGGTAAAACAGGCATTGGATGCTGAGACGCCTTTGTTTGGCATTTGTCTAGGCCACCAGATTCTTTCGCTAGCCAGCGGTATCTCAACCTATAAAATGCACAACGGCCATCGTGGGCTCAACCATCCGGTAAAAAACCTGATCACAGGCCATTGCGAAGTGACATCGCAGAACCATGGTTTTGCCGTGCAGGCAGAAGAAGTCATGGACCACGACAATGTGGAGCTTACGCACGTCAATCTGAATGATAAGACAATTGAGGGTATTCGTCGGAAAGACAAGCCTGCTTTTTCGGTACAGTATCACCCTGAATCATCACCGGGACCGCACGATTCGCGCTACCTGTTCGATCAGTTCGTGGGTATGATGAAGGAATAG
- a CDS encoding AAA domain-containing protein yields MNRRSAILRAFRRRLTNLSSRNRSLLLTSLPASQFLDLHDADFLLNKSSFTLVAELLARKHSLTVCEVLDARQERSNDVSKRIRRIARTATFITEERGTEDLYVGWPFVRGKFLDDTVIHAPLLFFPVQVEQQGKFWKLLRRGDESAFINPTFALAYGQFNQVKIPDDILDKTVDEFDRDPLVFRTQLYEWLKSSPLEINFNQDLFTDTLHFFDNQTAKSLGQLERTGELKLYQEAVLGIFPQAGSFLVPDYDALIENSADDTADANDFGLFSSAAESPSARALPETKIHTPLPLDASQEAALRAVKSGQSLVVQGPPGTGKSQLIANLMADAAANGKRVLLVCQKRAALDVVQERLRQVGMASFLALIHDFQDDRRALYAQIAGQIEQLDRYKQQNNSLNAVLLERNFDQESRRIDESVAALQAIKEALFTIDDCGVSIKELYLTTDPAAPTIDVSESYPHFRVDSVDNFTERLRILSNYRQRLPVTHPWHDRVRFSQFSPSDLTKADQAIDQWAVTAQLTNTQTTDILGQALTLTQLADWSAHDWDLTALLTLLDTAGEAEFWPLVHYLRNNPTHSAFAVSEVRFEALATDWEAALAHPGPESSLSVADIPNFSTMLNDARQARSSWIRWNWWQLINGGKTQLQAVATSNNLTLSEQDLRTLERKIAQRIEVEASKQQAAPILASLPLSDSPTSLRVLQRAIHLVERLAAIQVLRQLPLSAWLTRTTFRDTVNQLLTLVNVVITQQVSSQVYLTENQLADIWQNQASTAVLRQSLRQDFDLLVESDRLLETFSAQEQLVFERLKTVDSPDWVDTFTNSLRLAWIDHIERKHPELSSVSSLRLVQTEEVLQESVQRKQSLSRDILLVKLREQTYRNLTFNRLNNIVTYRDLLHQTTKKRNIWPIRKLMNTFADEVFKLIPCWLASPEAVSAMFPLQEGLFDLVIFDEASQCFAENGIPAIFRAKQVVVTGDNQQLRPSDLYRVQLGESELEDETIAAALEVESLLELAAQELPQISLTEHYRSRSLDLITFSNEHFYQNKLQLLPYFDDVNQQEPAIHYLNVKGVWHQNTNRAEAEAVLKLLDQLAIGRPGCSVGVVTFNYQQQQLIQEMLEQVEEGAFPPSKNAVEPDKERSERLFVKNIENVQGDERDIIVFSIGYAPDERGRLSMQFGSLNTKGGANRLNVAVTRAREQVYVVTSLWPDQLTTGEATNEGPRLLKAYLAYALRVSQKQFRAGYQPNTILTINALLKVHLAAKHPNWLPELPFADLTVMQGDSYESLVLTDDDIYYQQSIKQSHAYLPIALRTRNWLFQRLWSREFWRGNR; encoded by the coding sequence ATGAATCGTCGTTCAGCTATTCTCCGTGCCTTTCGCCGACGCCTGACCAACCTGAGCAGCCGAAACCGGTCGTTACTCCTGACGAGTCTGCCAGCCAGCCAGTTCCTGGATCTGCATGATGCTGATTTTCTGCTCAACAAATCATCCTTCACGTTAGTGGCTGAACTGCTTGCCAGAAAACACTCACTAACCGTATGCGAAGTACTGGATGCCAGGCAGGAACGCAGCAACGACGTCAGTAAGCGAATTCGGCGTATTGCCCGTACGGCTACGTTCATAACCGAAGAGCGTGGTACGGAAGATCTATACGTTGGCTGGCCGTTCGTGCGGGGTAAGTTTCTGGACGACACGGTCATTCATGCGCCATTACTCTTTTTTCCTGTGCAGGTCGAGCAGCAGGGTAAGTTCTGGAAATTATTAAGACGTGGTGACGAATCTGCGTTTATAAATCCAACGTTTGCGCTGGCATATGGTCAATTCAATCAGGTTAAAATTCCGGACGATATCCTCGATAAGACAGTCGATGAGTTTGACCGCGATCCGCTCGTCTTCCGTACCCAGCTCTACGAATGGCTGAAGTCAAGTCCGCTGGAGATTAACTTCAATCAGGATCTCTTTACCGATACGCTTCACTTTTTCGATAACCAAACAGCCAAAAGTCTCGGGCAACTGGAGCGAACGGGCGAGCTGAAGCTGTATCAGGAAGCAGTGCTAGGCATCTTTCCTCAAGCCGGGTCATTTCTCGTGCCTGATTATGACGCACTAATTGAAAATTCGGCAGATGATACAGCGGATGCTAACGATTTTGGGTTGTTCTCTTCGGCTGCTGAGTCACCATCTGCCCGCGCGCTGCCCGAGACTAAAATCCATACACCACTACCGCTCGATGCGTCGCAGGAGGCCGCTTTACGAGCAGTAAAATCAGGTCAGTCGCTGGTTGTGCAGGGACCGCCCGGCACGGGTAAATCACAGCTTATCGCCAACTTGATGGCCGATGCCGCGGCCAACGGTAAACGGGTGTTGCTCGTTTGTCAGAAACGGGCCGCGCTCGACGTCGTACAGGAACGTCTTCGACAGGTAGGCATGGCTTCTTTTCTGGCGTTGATCCATGATTTTCAGGATGATCGTCGGGCGCTTTATGCCCAAATTGCCGGGCAGATCGAACAACTGGATAGGTATAAGCAACAGAATAACAGCTTGAACGCGGTGTTGCTCGAGCGAAATTTTGATCAGGAGAGCCGCCGAATCGATGAGTCGGTTGCGGCCCTTCAAGCGATCAAAGAGGCACTTTTCACGATTGACGACTGCGGGGTTTCGATTAAAGAACTCTACTTAACGACTGATCCGGCCGCTCCCACTATTGACGTATCGGAAAGTTATCCACATTTCCGTGTTGACAGTGTGGATAACTTCACTGAGCGGTTACGCATCTTATCCAATTACCGGCAACGCCTGCCCGTAACTCATCCTTGGCATGATCGCGTACGATTTAGCCAGTTCTCTCCATCAGACTTAACCAAGGCCGATCAGGCTATTGACCAGTGGGCAGTTACGGCTCAGCTTACGAATACACAAACTACTGACATCCTCGGTCAGGCATTGACGTTAACTCAGCTGGCTGACTGGTCGGCGCACGATTGGGATCTCACAGCATTACTGACGCTTCTGGATACGGCTGGCGAAGCAGAGTTCTGGCCGCTCGTTCATTATTTACGGAACAATCCAACGCACTCAGCCTTTGCTGTCAGCGAAGTACGATTCGAAGCACTAGCCACTGACTGGGAAGCAGCCTTGGCTCATCCTGGACCTGAATCAAGTCTGTCTGTTGCCGACATACCAAATTTCAGTACGATGCTGAATGATGCGCGACAAGCTCGCTCATCGTGGATACGCTGGAACTGGTGGCAACTGATTAATGGGGGTAAGACCCAACTTCAGGCGGTAGCGACATCCAATAACCTGACTTTGTCAGAGCAGGACTTACGAACGCTGGAACGTAAGATTGCTCAACGAATCGAGGTAGAAGCTAGCAAACAGCAGGCTGCCCCCATCCTGGCTTCGCTACCCCTCTCGGACTCGCCAACCAGTTTGCGTGTACTCCAGCGCGCGATTCATCTTGTTGAGCGTTTGGCCGCGATTCAGGTACTTCGTCAATTACCTTTATCGGCCTGGTTGACAAGAACGACATTCCGTGACACGGTTAATCAACTGCTTACTCTTGTCAATGTCGTAATAACACAACAAGTAAGCTCGCAAGTTTATTTGACGGAAAATCAGCTGGCAGATATCTGGCAGAACCAGGCTTCGACAGCTGTACTCAGGCAGTCACTTCGACAGGATTTCGACTTATTGGTTGAGTCGGACCGACTCCTGGAGACCTTCTCCGCCCAGGAACAACTCGTGTTTGAACGACTCAAAACGGTTGACTCCCCTGATTGGGTTGACACCTTCACAAACTCCCTTCGTCTGGCCTGGATCGATCACATAGAACGCAAACACCCCGAATTGAGTAGCGTATCCTCGCTTAGGCTGGTACAGACGGAAGAGGTGTTACAGGAAAGCGTTCAACGCAAACAATCATTAAGCAGGGATATCTTACTGGTTAAGCTGCGGGAGCAGACGTATCGAAATCTGACGTTTAATCGCCTGAACAATATTGTCACGTATCGTGATCTCCTTCATCAGACGACCAAGAAGCGTAACATCTGGCCCATTCGGAAACTTATGAATACGTTTGCCGATGAGGTGTTTAAGCTGATTCCTTGTTGGTTGGCCTCACCGGAGGCCGTATCGGCCATGTTTCCGTTACAGGAAGGCCTATTTGATCTAGTCATTTTTGATGAAGCGTCGCAGTGTTTCGCGGAGAATGGTATCCCGGCCATTTTCCGCGCGAAACAGGTGGTCGTCACTGGTGACAACCAACAGCTACGACCCAGTGATCTTTATCGCGTTCAGCTGGGCGAGTCTGAACTGGAAGACGAAACGATTGCTGCCGCCCTTGAAGTCGAATCGCTACTTGAATTGGCTGCGCAAGAGTTACCTCAAATTTCCCTGACGGAGCATTACCGCAGTCGATCATTGGATTTGATCACGTTCTCGAACGAACATTTTTACCAGAACAAATTACAGCTTCTCCCCTATTTTGACGATGTCAACCAGCAGGAACCGGCCATTCACTATTTGAACGTTAAAGGCGTTTGGCACCAGAATACAAATCGTGCTGAAGCAGAAGCGGTATTAAAATTACTTGATCAGCTAGCCATCGGCAGGCCCGGTTGCTCAGTTGGCGTTGTTACGTTCAATTATCAGCAACAGCAACTGATCCAAGAGATGCTGGAACAAGTGGAAGAGGGGGCTTTTCCGCCAAGTAAGAACGCGGTTGAACCGGACAAAGAACGCAGCGAACGGTTATTCGTTAAAAATATCGAAAATGTGCAGGGTGATGAACGTGACATTATTGTCTTCTCCATTGGCTATGCCCCTGACGAACGCGGCAGGTTGTCGATGCAGTTTGGTAGCCTTAACACCAAGGGTGGTGCTAACCGCCTGAATGTAGCCGTCACGAGAGCGCGTGAGCAAGTTTACGTGGTCACTAGCTTATGGCCCGATCAATTAACCACCGGGGAAGCAACGAATGAAGGTCCCAGGTTGTTGAAAGCTTACTTAGCCTATGCCCTTCGTGTGTCGCAGAAGCAGTTCAGGGCAGGTTATCAGCCGAACACCATCTTAACTATAAACGCCTTGTTGAAAGTGCATTTGGCGGCAAAGCATCCGAACTGGCTTCCTGAGTTGCCGTTTGCCGACTTGACCGTAATGCAAGGAGATTCTTACGAATCACTCGTCCTGACGGATGATGATATCTATTATCAACAATCAATTAAACAATCTCACGCGTACTTGCCGATAGCACTCCGCACCAGAAATTGGCTATTTCAACGACTCTGGAGCCGCGAGTTCTGGCGAGGAAACAGATAG
- a CDS encoding TerC/Alx family metal homeostasis membrane protein has translation MLSNEVLFFLAFAAFVLLIMAIDLGAFTKQKSHVVEFKEAAIWSAIWVALSIGFYFFLKNFGYLVHGITDMAKLEEVRGRYASHVKLVPGDFTASLERFQNNMSLEYITGYLVEYSLSADNIFVFILIFSSFGVHQRYYKKILVWGILGAIILRFVFIFLGSALIQRFEWIMYLFGAFLVYTGIQLFFQGEEDEKIDPSKHPVVRFASKYLNVYGRNVSDNFFIRRKSDHKLFVTPLFIIVIVVAFTDLVFAVDSIPAIFSITKDPYIVFFSNVFAIMGLRSMFFFLSSIMSKFRFLKVGLAVLLTFIGAKMLAEHWLAGIGFQPVYSLYIIVGILGVSILASLLIPEKKSESTGDPV, from the coding sequence ATGCTATCTAACGAAGTCCTGTTTTTTCTAGCCTTTGCTGCTTTTGTTCTGCTCATCATGGCCATCGACCTGGGAGCGTTCACCAAACAAAAAAGTCACGTTGTCGAGTTTAAGGAAGCGGCTATCTGGAGTGCCATCTGGGTTGCCTTGTCCATTGGGTTCTATTTTTTCCTGAAGAATTTCGGCTACCTCGTTCATGGCATTACCGATATGGCCAAACTCGAGGAAGTTCGGGGGCGGTATGCCAGCCACGTAAAATTAGTGCCGGGTGATTTTACCGCCAGTCTGGAGCGCTTTCAGAACAACATGTCGCTGGAATACATCACGGGTTATCTGGTCGAGTATTCGCTATCAGCCGATAACATCTTTGTCTTTATTCTGATCTTCAGCTCGTTCGGGGTTCATCAGCGTTACTACAAGAAAATTCTGGTTTGGGGAATTCTGGGAGCTATCATTCTACGCTTTGTCTTTATTTTTCTCGGTTCGGCCCTCATTCAACGGTTCGAGTGGATTATGTATCTGTTCGGTGCCTTCCTAGTCTACACCGGCATTCAACTGTTCTTTCAGGGTGAAGAAGATGAAAAGATCGACCCTTCCAAGCACCCCGTCGTTCGGTTCGCGAGCAAGTACCTGAACGTTTATGGCCGTAACGTATCGGACAACTTCTTCATCCGCCGGAAGTCCGATCATAAGCTATTTGTAACGCCCCTGTTCATCATCGTTATCGTAGTGGCCTTTACGGATCTGGTGTTCGCCGTTGACTCTATACCGGCCATTTTTTCGATCACAAAGGATCCCTACATTGTTTTCTTCTCGAATGTGTTCGCCATCATGGGGTTACGGTCGATGTTCTTTTTCTTATCGAGCATCATGAGCAAGTTCCGCTTCCTGAAAGTGGGCCTGGCGGTTCTGCTGACCTTTATTGGCGCTAAAATGCTGGCAGAGCACTGGCTCGCCGGAATTGGTTTCCAACCCGTTTATTCCTTGTACATCATCGTCGGTATTTTGGGCGTTAGTATTCTAGCCTCGTTACTGATTCCAGAGAAGAAATCCGAATCGACTGGCGACCCCGTATAA
- a CDS encoding glycosyltransferase family 2 protein, which translates to MFNNKKVIVVMPAYRAALTLGRTYHEIPFDLVDDVILVDDASPDNTVDVARQLGIQHVIRHDRNKGYGGNQKTCYAKALELGADIVVMLHPDYQYTPMLLPAMISIIGNGLYPVVFASRILGKGALKGGMPMYKYIANRFLTLAQNVLMNQKLSEYHTGYRAFSGEVLRSLDFTHNSDDFIFDNEMIAQIFYKGYEIAEVTCPTKYFEEASSINFRRSSIYGLGVLRTSLYYFLTKLGLMRWKILT; encoded by the coding sequence ATGTTTAATAATAAAAAAGTTATTGTCGTGATGCCCGCCTACCGGGCAGCGCTGACATTGGGACGTACCTACCACGAAATCCCGTTTGATCTTGTTGATGATGTAATTCTGGTCGATGATGCCAGTCCTGACAATACGGTTGACGTAGCTCGGCAATTAGGTATCCAGCATGTGATCCGACATGACCGGAACAAAGGCTACGGCGGCAATCAGAAAACCTGTTATGCCAAAGCGCTGGAACTGGGCGCTGATATTGTTGTAATGCTACACCCTGATTATCAATACACACCAATGCTGTTGCCCGCCATGATTTCCATCATCGGCAATGGCTTGTATCCAGTCGTTTTTGCCTCCCGGATTCTGGGGAAAGGGGCACTCAAGGGTGGTATGCCCATGTATAAATACATTGCCAACCGGTTTTTGACGCTGGCTCAGAATGTACTGATGAACCAGAAACTATCGGAATACCATACCGGCTACCGGGCTTTTTCGGGCGAAGTACTACGCAGTCTGGATTTTACGCATAACTCCGACGATTTCATTTTTGATAACGAAATGATCGCCCAGATTTTTTATAAGGGTTATGAGATCGCTGAAGTGACCTGTCCTACCAAGTATTTTGAAGAAGCCTCATCAATCAATTTTCGCCGAAGTTCGATCTATGGATTGGGCGTTCTGCGCACGTCTTTATACTATTTTCTTACGAAACTAGGGCTAATGCGCTGGAAGATTCTGACGTAG